A stretch of DNA from Limnohabitans sp. MORI2:
TGTTTTTATAATCCTTCTCACTTATGGCGACAAACCACACCCCTGAAGGTTCGAAAGAACACACCGCAGAACCCGCTGCGCCCCGCTCTTTGCTGAGTCATGTCTTGCTCTGGACCTTTGGCATTGGGGCCGCTCTGGCCACGGTCGTGGGCTTGTTGGTGGCGGTGGCCTTGGCCATGGCTTATCCACAATTGCCGGACGTCTCAGACCTAGCCGACTATCGCCCCAAGCTCTCAATGCGCGTTTACTCGGTCGAGGGCACGCAGATTGGGGAGTTCGGTGAAGAGAAGCGCAACCTCACACCGTTCAAGGACATCCCCAAGGTGATGAAAGACGCGGTGCTGGCCATTGAAGACGCACGCTTTTACCAACACAGCGGTGTTGACTACATCGGCCTCATGCGTGCAGGCTTGGCCAACTTAGGCCGCGCCAAGAGCCAAGGCGCATCAACCATCACCATGCAGGTGGCGCGTAACGTGTACCTGTCCTCTGAGAAAACATTCACGCGCAAGATTTATGAAATCTTGCTGACCAGCAAGCTCGAGCACATGCTCACCAAAGATCAGATTTTTGAAATTTATCTGAATCAAATTTATTTGGGCAACCGCGCTTACGGCTTTGCAGCTGCGTCTGAGGCCTACTTTGGCAAACCCTTGAAAAACATCAGCATCGCCGAAGCAGCCATGTTGGCGGGTCTGCCTAAAGCGCCATCGGCCTACAACCCGATTGCCAACCCCAAACGCGCACGCGCACGTCAGCTCTACATCATTGAGCGCATGGAAGAAAACGGCTTCATCACGGCCGAGCAAGCCACAGCCGCTAAACAAGAAGAACTGAAGATTCGAAGCGCGACCAGCAGCTTTAACACGCACGCTGACTATGTGGCAGAAATGGCTCGTCAGCTGATGTTTGCGCAGTACGGTCCCGAAATCTACACACGCGGCTTGAACGTGTACACCACCATTCGCGCCAGCGACCAACAAGCGGCCTACTTTGCGCTGCGTCGTGGCATCATGGACTACGAGCGTCGCCAACACTACCGTGGCCCTGAACGCTTCATCAACTTACCCTCCAAGCCTGCTGAGCTGGAAGACGCGATTGACGACGCTCTGATTGAGCAAGGCGATAAGGGCGACTTGCTGGCAGCTGTGGTGTTGGAAGCCACCCCTAAGAAAGTGCGCGTGATGCGCCAAAACAGCGAAGTACTCGAAATCACAGGTGAAGGTTTGCAGCCTGTGCAATCGGGCTTGTCTGACAAAGCCGCGCCCAACATCAAGCTGCGTCCGGGCGCCCTGGTGCGCATCACCAAGACTGCCAAAGGCGGCTGGGAAATTACCCAACTGCCAGAAGTGGAAGGCGCGTTTGTGTCCATCGACCCACGCGACGGCGCCATTCACGCGCTGGTGGGCGGCTTTGATTTCAACAAAAACAAATTCAACCATGTGACCCAAGCGTGGCGTCAACCGGGTTCGAGCTTCAAGCCTTTCATTTATTCAGCCGCATTGGAAAAAGGCTTCACGCCCATGACCGTGGTGAACGATGCGCCCTTGTTCTTTGATGCCAGCGTGACTGGCGGTCAGCCATGGGAACCCAAAAACTACGACGGCACGTTTGAAGGCCCTATGACTTTGCGCAAAGGCTTGGCCAAATCGAAAAACATGATTTCGATTCGCGTGCTGCAATCGGTGGGTGCCCAAAACGCACAGGACTGGATTGCCCAGTTTGGCTTTGACGCCGAAAAACACCCGCCCTACCTGACCATGGCCTTGGGTGCTGGCTCGGTCACGCCAATGCAAATGGCCGCTGGCTATTCGGTGTTTGCCAACGGCGGCTACCGTGTGAACCCCTATCTCATCACCAAGGTGACCGACCAAATGGGCAAGGTGTTGTCTGAATTCACACCGCCCCCCTTGGATGAATCAGCCCGTGCCATCGATGCACGCAATGCCTTTGTGATGACCAGCTTGCTGCAAGAAGTCACACGCTCAGGTACAGCCGCACGCGCGCAAGCCACCTTGAAGCGCAACGACATCTTCGGTAAAACAGGCACCACCAACGATTCGATGGATGCTTGGTTCGCGGGCTACCACCCCACCCTAACCGCCGTCACATGGATTGGTTACGACACGCCACGCAAACTGGGCGACCGTGAAACCGGTGGTGGTTTGAGCCTGCCTGTGTGGATCAGCTATATGCAACACGCTTTGCAAAATGTGCCTGTGGCAGAGCTGACACCGCCCGCTGGTCTGACCCACGAGGGTGGCGACTGGGCGTATACCGAGTTCAGCAAAGGCGGTGGCGTGAGCAGCCTAGGCATGGAGAGCCGATCTAGCAACAGCAACGAACCGCTGCCAGCGAACGACGAGAAGAAAAAGATTCTCGATTTGTTCAAAAACTAAAAAAGGGCGCTTCGGCGCCCTTTTTCATGCGTGCCATCAACTTACGCTTGAAAAAGCAACGCCTGTCCCGTCTGTGTGCTGGCATCTTGACTGAGGCGCTCAAAGAACTCGCCTTGACCTTTGGTATCCGCCCAATGTTGCCCGTCAAACTTGAAGTGGTAACCACCCGAACGCGCCGCCAACCACACCTCGTGTAAGGGCTTTTGCAAATTGATGATGATTTGGCTCTTGTTCTCAAATGTGAGCGTGATCATGCCGCCCACACGCTGGTTATCGATGTCGGCATCGCCCTCATCGTTGATGCGGTCACAAGCCAATTCAACGGCTTTGAGCAGAAGTTCTGCGCGGTCTAAGAATTCGAGATCGGTCATTACAATTTGCGCCATGGGTATTGAACAAAAGATTCTAGTCACGGGCAAAGGCCTACGCGTTGTTGTGGCCTCTGCATTGTGTGCATGTGCCGCCCTCACCGCGTGTGGCCAAAAGGGAAACCTTTACATGCCCAACGACCCCGAGTTCAGACAGCGTGCAACCCTGCCTGAGATTGTGCGCCGTCAATTACCGGGCAACACGGCAACACCTGCCAAGCCCCCTGCATCCGCACCATCCAACACAACGCCACCTGCCAGTGCAGCCTCTGCGGCGGGTCGTTAATTTTCTAAGAGCCATCAGATGACACACACCACGCTTGCCGGTGCGCCTTTTGTGGCCACCCAACACAACGATTTGTATTTGGAAGGCGTCAAACTCGCCGACCTTGCACACGCCCACGGTACGCCTTTGTTTGTGTATTCCAAAGCCGCGATGCTCAGCGCGCTCGCAGCGTACCAACGCGGCTTTGCAGGCCGCAATGCCCGCATTTGCTACGCCATGAAGGCCAACTCATCCCTCGCTGTGTTGCAAGTGTTTGCGCAAGCGGGTTGCGGCTTTGACATCGTCTCTGGCGGTGAGCTTGACCGCGTCATCGCAGCCGGAGGCGACGCCTCCAAAGTGATCTTTTCTGGCGTAGGCAAAACACGCGCCGAAATGCGCAAAGCCTTGGAAGTGGGCATTGCCTGCTTCAATGTGGAGAGCGAAGCCGAGCTCGAAGTGTTGAGCGATGTGGCCCACAGCATGGGCAAGCGTGCGCCCGTGAGCATTCGCGTCAACCCCAACGTCGACGCCAAAACCCACCCCTACATTTCCACCGGCCTCAAAGGCAACAAGTTTGGCGTGGCGCATGAACGTGCTTTGGCCACGTACCAACGTGCCGCCAGTCTGCCCGGCTTGCAAGTGACGGGCATCGATTGCCACATCGGCTCGCAAATCACAGAGAGCACACCTTACCTCGACGCGATGGACCGCGTGTTGGATTTGGTCGATGCCATTGAAGCAGCAGGCATTGCCATTCACCACATCGACTTTGGCGGCGGCCTAGGCATCAACTACAACGGCGACACACCGCCCGCTGCAGATGAACTGTGGGCACAACTGTTGGCCAAACTCGACGCGCGCGGCTACGGCCAGCGCCAGCTGATGATTGAACCCGGTCGCTCACTCGTGGGCAACGCGGGTGTGTGCTTGACCGAGGTGCAGTACATCAAACCTGGCGAGCAAAAGAACTTTTGCATCGTCGATGCTGCGATGAACGATTTGCCTCGCCCCGCAATGTACGAAGCCTTCCACCAAATCGTGCCAGTGTCGGCGCGCACAGGCGAAGCGGTGACGTATGACGTGGTGGGCCCCGTGTGTGAGAGCGGCGACTGGCTGGGCCGTGACCGTCAGCTCACCGTGCAAGCAGGTGACTTGCTGGCCGTGTTGTCGACCGGTGCGTATTGCATGGCGATGTCTAGCAACTACAACACGCGTGGTCGTGCGGCTGAGATTTTGGTGGATGGCACAAAGGCACATGTGATTCGTCGTCGTGAGACGGTGGAAGATCAGATGGCTTGTGAAGCTTTGGTTCGCTGATTCTTTCTTTTCATCACTTTCGAAGCGAGTCCTTATGTGGCTCGCTTTTTCTTTTGCTGCTGGTGTGTTTTCGTGTTGGCTCTTTCGCTCCGCCACGACGAGCAGCCAGCACCTGCCATGGCTCCCATCGCTGCGCGACGAATGTCGCCAAGTCAGGCGCTGACTGCTCGCCGAGGCTTCGGATTCAGGCTAACCAAAGGTGGAATCGCAACCTGTTTGCGCACTCTCACCCGTAGCCGCATCAGCGAGTGAAGTCAGACACCCAAGAACCAGCAACACCACGCAACCGATACAGTAACAGCACACTCAAGACAGAGGCATAAACAAAGACCTCCGCAAAGTTACTCTTCCCCGCCCGCATCCAAAAAAAGTGCAACACAGCCAACACGGCGACGCCGTAGACCAAGCGATGCAAGCTCTGCCAACGCTTGGCACCTAACCAGCGAATGGCTCGATTGAACGAAGTCAAAGCCAGGGGCGTAAGAAGCACAAACGCACTGAACCCCACCAAGATAAACGGGCGCTTGGTGATGTCGGCCAACACATCGCGCCACTCAAAACCCATATCAAACCCGCTGTAGCTCAACACATGCAGCACCACATAGAAGTAGGTGAACAGCCCCAACATACGCCGAAGCTTGGCAAGTTCGGGCAAACCGAACATCACACGCAGGGGCGTGACTGCCAAGGTGACGCAGAGCAAACGCAGCGTCCAGTCGCCTGTGGCGCGAATCAGGTATTCGGCGGGATTGGCGCCCAACGCATCGTTGGCAGCTCCCCATACCAACCATGTGAAAGGCATGAGACACAACAACCACAGCACAGACTTTGTGCTGCGGTGTTGCAAGGCTTGGCGCAAGACGAGATTCACATCAATACAGCTTGCTCAAATCCATGCCCGCATACAGCTGCCCCACTTGCGCCTCGTAGCCGTTGAACATCAAGGTCTTGCGCTTTTTAGCAAACAAGCCGTCTTCGCCAATGCGGCGCTCGGTGGCTTGGCTCCAGCGCGGATGGTTCACGTTCGGGTTCACGTTGGAATAGAACCCATACTCTTGCGGCGCTGAGCGGCCCCATGAATTGATGGGTTGTTTTTCAACAAAGCGAATCTTCACCAAGCTCTTGGCGCTTTTGAAACCGTATTTCCATGGCACCACCAAACGCACAGGCGCGCCGTTTTGATTGGGCAAGACTTCGCCATACATGCCAAAGCTCAACAGCGTGAGTGGATGCATGGCTTCGTCCATGCGCAAGCCTTCCACGTAAGGCCAATCCAGCACGTGAGAGCGCACACCGGGCATGGTCTTGGGGTCAGCTTGGGTGATGAACTCCACATACTTGGCACTGCCCAAAGGTTCGACGCGCTTGATGAGTTCAGCGAGCGAATACCCAACCCAAGGGATCACCATCGACCAACCTTCGACGCAACGCAGGCGGTAAATGCGCTCTTCCATCGGGCTGAGTTTGAGCAAGGTATCGAGGTCGAAGCGACCAGATTTTTTAACAAGACCTTCGATCTCGACCGTCCACGGCGAGGTTTGCAAAGTGTGCGCGTATTTGGCGGGATCTGACTTGTCGGTGCCAAATTCATAGAAATTGTTGTAGCTGGTGGCGTCGGTATAGGCGGTGATTTTTTCCATGGTGTTGGCACCACTCACTCGGCTCACCGCCCCCGTCAAAGGGGCCAACTTGCCCGCACGCACCACCGCTGCACTGGACGCTTGAGCCAGAGCTTCACGAGAGGCCCATGCCGCCATCGAGAGGCCTGCTGCGCCAGCGGCGACTTGCTTGAGCCAGTCGCGGCGTTGGGCGTACACCGTTTGCGGTGTGATCTCACTGCCCAAGCCATGCACAAAACCTGTGTCAGCATTTTTTGAAAATTGATTCAAGCGCACGCGAACTCTCCCCGAAACAAAAGCTTATCGCATTGTGGGTCAAAGTGCATGGCGACACACAGCA
This window harbors:
- a CDS encoding penicillin-binding protein 1A, with product MATNHTPEGSKEHTAEPAAPRSLLSHVLLWTFGIGAALATVVGLLVAVALAMAYPQLPDVSDLADYRPKLSMRVYSVEGTQIGEFGEEKRNLTPFKDIPKVMKDAVLAIEDARFYQHSGVDYIGLMRAGLANLGRAKSQGASTITMQVARNVYLSSEKTFTRKIYEILLTSKLEHMLTKDQIFEIYLNQIYLGNRAYGFAAASEAYFGKPLKNISIAEAAMLAGLPKAPSAYNPIANPKRARARQLYIIERMEENGFITAEQATAAKQEELKIRSATSSFNTHADYVAEMARQLMFAQYGPEIYTRGLNVYTTIRASDQQAAYFALRRGIMDYERRQHYRGPERFINLPSKPAELEDAIDDALIEQGDKGDLLAAVVLEATPKKVRVMRQNSEVLEITGEGLQPVQSGLSDKAAPNIKLRPGALVRITKTAKGGWEITQLPEVEGAFVSIDPRDGAIHALVGGFDFNKNKFNHVTQAWRQPGSSFKPFIYSAALEKGFTPMTVVNDAPLFFDASVTGGQPWEPKNYDGTFEGPMTLRKGLAKSKNMISIRVLQSVGAQNAQDWIAQFGFDAEKHPPYLTMALGAGSVTPMQMAAGYSVFANGGYRVNPYLITKVTDQMGKVLSEFTPPPLDESARAIDARNAFVMTSLLQEVTRSGTAARAQATLKRNDIFGKTGTTNDSMDAWFAGYHPTLTAVTWIGYDTPRKLGDRETGGGLSLPVWISYMQHALQNVPVAELTPPAGLTHEGGDWAYTEFSKGGGVSSLGMESRSSNSNEPLPANDEKKKILDLFKN
- the cyaY gene encoding iron donor protein CyaY; its protein translation is MTDLEFLDRAELLLKAVELACDRINDEGDADIDNQRVGGMITLTFENKSQIIINLQKPLHEVWLAARSGGYHFKFDGQHWADTKGQGEFFERLSQDASTQTGQALLFQA
- the lysA gene encoding diaminopimelate decarboxylase — encoded protein: MTHTTLAGAPFVATQHNDLYLEGVKLADLAHAHGTPLFVYSKAAMLSALAAYQRGFAGRNARICYAMKANSSLAVLQVFAQAGCGFDIVSGGELDRVIAAGGDASKVIFSGVGKTRAEMRKALEVGIACFNVESEAELEVLSDVAHSMGKRAPVSIRVNPNVDAKTHPYISTGLKGNKFGVAHERALATYQRAASLPGLQVTGIDCHIGSQITESTPYLDAMDRVLDLVDAIEAAGIAIHHIDFGGGLGINYNGDTPPAADELWAQLLAKLDARGYGQRQLMIEPGRSLVGNAGVCLTEVQYIKPGEQKNFCIVDAAMNDLPRPAMYEAFHQIVPVSARTGEAVTYDVVGPVCESGDWLGRDRQLTVQAGDLLAVLSTGAYCMAMSSNYNTRGRAAEILVDGTKAHVIRRRETVEDQMACEALVR
- a CDS encoding protein-methionine-sulfoxide reductase heme-binding subunit MsrQ codes for the protein MRQALQHRSTKSVLWLLCLMPFTWLVWGAANDALGANPAEYLIRATGDWTLRLLCVTLAVTPLRVMFGLPELAKLRRMLGLFTYFYVVLHVLSYSGFDMGFEWRDVLADITKRPFILVGFSAFVLLTPLALTSFNRAIRWLGAKRWQSLHRLVYGVAVLAVLHFFWMRAGKSNFAEVFVYASVLSVLLLYRLRGVAGSWVSDFTR
- the msrP gene encoding protein-methionine-sulfoxide reductase catalytic subunit MsrP, which encodes MNQFSKNADTGFVHGLGSEITPQTVYAQRRDWLKQVAAGAAGLSMAAWASREALAQASSAAVVRAGKLAPLTGAVSRVSGANTMEKITAYTDATSYNNFYEFGTDKSDPAKYAHTLQTSPWTVEIEGLVKKSGRFDLDTLLKLSPMEERIYRLRCVEGWSMVIPWVGYSLAELIKRVEPLGSAKYVEFITQADPKTMPGVRSHVLDWPYVEGLRMDEAMHPLTLLSFGMYGEVLPNQNGAPVRLVVPWKYGFKSAKSLVKIRFVEKQPINSWGRSAPQEYGFYSNVNPNVNHPRWSQATERRIGEDGLFAKKRKTLMFNGYEAQVGQLYAGMDLSKLY